The genome window tttgaaaataaaaataaaaagaacgggagtcgccactgaCATTTTTTTTTAGGTGTGATCGAATCACCTTGCAATTCAATCGTTTTGATAAcatttttactttattaaaacaatgattttggtctacgaaattcaagAAACacgggtttgggagtcggttacatccGAGGatggattagcaccctcgtcattcccaaaattggtaccttattgattaattaatgtcttaatgtcgaaaaattgaaaattcgaaaagaaatttaaaaatatgatccttttaaaatcacttaaaaatttaaggaaGGGTGCTCTTatcgttaatcgagaaaaagaattatatcccAAGAGTTAGGAGACAATATCTTAAATCCTGAAAAgagaataaacacaaaaaaaattatttatttttagaaattttgatcaTCTCGGTTTCAGAAAAAAATCATATCTCGTAAGTTGGAACACGATCCTTTTCTGATTCTCGAGATAATTTTTAAGaatgtgttttttaaaaaaggctcgtatatttgaaattatcgAAAAAATCGAGACCTCGGAAGTTAGGGTACCATCTTTTCGAAAATCCTAAACACCGAGTGTTATGCTATCTTGGAAGCTTGTGgataaaatgatttcaaaacttaaaccaTATTAAACGTAACTTTTTGAGCGAATAAAGCGCGATGgaataataatgtacaatgTGAAGCGATAATTTGTGAACCAAAATGTACTCTAATGAACTACAAATAACCAATAAATACCAATAAGCCATACAATACACACAAGAGCAATAATATTGAATcacatattatataaattctaacACTAATAATCAAAGGCTAATGATCGAAAAGTCAATCCTAAAAGAAAAtaccaagcaaattaacacaaataaaatgcaacaaattttaaaacaactaaaaaatagcataaaaatggaaatttggaATTATCAATgtataaacaataaattatatgtataaaaatttaaaaataattaatatgaaaacttgaaatagtttaaaaatagaataaaataaataaatactatatgaagtagtataaatgaattttaaagcaaatattGCATAAGAATATTATCGTATAAATCTTTAaagatgaaatatataaaagagagttttaaaataaatacattataaaataaaaccattaaagaatgagtacaaatgaaagtatataaaaaaataacaaaccgaaataatgtaaaattcgcaaaatagtttcaaaataacaaatatttaaataaattaaaaagctaGCAAATTAAATCAAGCTAATAAGAActaaaatggatttaaaataaaattagaaagaaaaaaaaataaaatagaataaaggaCCAAAGCATGATGTGCGGATAACATGGCGgccaaatgggaaatattcccttCTCTCAAAACGCAGTGTCTTTGCGCGGACCAAATTGGAATGAAACATAGAATGCGTGaccaaatttaaatgaaataaaaggatgGATTTGAAAGCGCTATAAAAGCGGGGACCATTTGTGCAAATTCCCCCTGTGCTATAAAACACGCGGACCTGGGACTAGCGGGTTGGGAAATTGGGTCAATGGCCACCAAACGGTATCTTTTTGACACTATAGGCCCTAGCTCAAAATGGCACCATATTGCAACATGTTTTAAACAAacgtttcttttaaaaaaaatcattagcAGCCtatgctttttttaaaaaaaattgctgCTTCTTgttttctctgctagggtttcggcCCCCAGCCCTATGCTGCCACGAAATCAGCTGCTCCTTCCCTATGGCTCTGCCAAGGATGGCGATCTGAGCTGATGAGGAGACCACAGACCCTTGGTAAGTTCCCTCACTTCCCCTTTTTGTTattctttacaaaaaaaaaaaagaaaaagaaaaaacttatacgaaataaaaaacaaaaaaaatttatcaatcacCTTTCTGAGACTTCTTAATTtcgtttttttttgtaattccCCTCTATTGATTCTGTttgtaagtcattttacaaatGCCACAATCGACTTTATATAGCCGAATACAATCGGCTTTCTCTTGTTGGTTGTTTGCATTTGTTGCAGGTACAAGGCAGCTAGAGTGCGGAGGTACACGTACGGCTGGGGCGAGAGGCTGGTGTGGCGGAGGGCAGGAGCGGCGCTTGGATTgttctagaaaccctaggggtttCTGAGAACTATTTTTTCGGGCTTCAATGTAATTGGGTTGGGTATTGGGCTATTTGGGTTAATGGATATTTGGGCCAGGGATTGGGTTTGATGTAATGGGTTTGATTTTTGGGTTGTGTAAATGGACTTTTATATCTGGTTTattataatttggttttaatgggCTCGGACGGAATTTGGGTTTTACAGCTGCCcttctttgctcgttgtcgtgtaacgagaatggagcaaagacttcaaaaagacaaattttgcccggtcttATCGAGTCTTGACTTCTTAGTACTGCTCCAATCCTctgtgtcttgttgcttcgatcctctccactgtaactttagaggGATACGACTtgtatcttcaatctactctgctACTGCAGCTTCAAAAGTATAGGATTTGtcattttaatctgctccactgcaacttcatggagataggattggtggcttcaatctgcttcactgcaacttcaggaagataagatccgccataatttgtagctttaatctattccactgcaacgctagggaaaaaagattcgctgccttcagctttaatctgttccactgcaacgccagaGAAATAAGATCCGCTGTCTTCagtctgcttcactgcaacttcagagagataaggctggtggcttcaatctgctccactgcaacttcaggaagataagttCCGCTatgatttgtagctttaatctgttctacTGCAATGCCAGGGAAAAAAGATTCGTTGcattcagctttaatctgttccacttcAATGTCAGGGAATTAAGATTCGCtaccttcagctttaatctgttccactgtaacgccagggaaataagattagctgccttcagctttagtCTGTTCTACTGTAACGcaagggaaataagattcactgccttcagctttaatctgttccactacaacgccagagaaataagattcgctgccttcagctttaatctgttccactgcaacgccacgaaaataagattcgctgtcttcagctttaatctgttccactgcaacgctaagaaaaaaaattttctgccttcaactttaatctgttccattgcaacgccagggaaataagattcactgccttcagctttaatctgttccactgtagcgccagggaaataagattcgctgccttcaacTTCAATTTGTTCCATTGCAACGCCAGAGAAATAAaattcgctgccttcagctttagtCTGTTCAACTGCAACGCCAGGAaaaagattcgctgccttcagctttaatctgttccactgcaacactAGAGAAAAAAGATTCGCCATaatgacttcaatccatcccactaTAACTTCAACGGTATAGGATTTAtggtttcactgatctgttttctagggaacatgacttgTAGAATATATTTTTGATGGGCCTATtcatgcctagtgattaggatgttatgattgGAATGAGATCAAAatctcctaactagatgtgtataaatgaatgcagaatgtcatgagaatgatcctTTTGAGTTGTCATTGCTCATTGTTCATTAAGGCTTTATCATCGACGCATTATAACGCCATCTTGTTCAGCTGgtatctccaaagaaacactttaTACTTTACTtaatcagattgcccccactgtaatcttcaaggttcaatccactgagacataaaatttgtaccatcttctTCCCACTGTAATTCAGGAGTACAAGATCTGgctctttctcaatcctctcctattacaattcaaggatacaggatgtgaagctctttggtctcttacaccattctcagggtgtGGTACAaatgtagaattttcttttccaaagaATAACCTCCTCTTATacttggtgatcattgcttcTATCACCAACACGATATctcgtcattttgttcaatcaatactTTGATAGCAAAATCtgaagggatagtcttaatttagactcttctttctcagatatttccaacctttaaactcgatgcgttctaaacaatagtcctatttcaagttattgtattatttagaaacttccagaataatatacaaaactgcctttgtgaaagtattattagtcattaatcattattccaatacaacatgcttgcaaaagatcataacaatggataagagtaGAATTGGTTtggagcatagctcgaaatgaataaattatcaaggataaAAAGAATTGATCAGTGACACGTATCTTGAAAAGAATGAATCATtctttatatcaattaatattattttagtcatttaatttgaaatattatataaatttattgtttttggttagtttagatctggttgcttttgatttgttgttgcaggagggctaaaaaaacagaaaattttattttaaaaaaatcccaaaattagtggcgttttttaaaaaagcgccgctaaaagtcatatcaaatagtggcgtttgtgaaataagagccgctaaagaacactacttttagcggcatttttgaccAAGCGCCGCTACAGAATATTACTTTTAGCGACGTTTtatttctaagcgccgctaaagaacatgatctttagcggcgtttatttccttagcgctgctaaagaacatgatctttagcggtgttttttcataagcgccgctaaagaataagatctttagcggcgtttatttccttagcgccgctaaagaacatgatctttagcggcgtttttttctgtaagtgccgcaaaagttagcgacgttgacgttagcggcattttttgtggcgcttcttCAAGCGCCGCAAatgcctttagtggcgttaaaaagcaccgctaaaggcctaaaaaacgccgctaaaaacctgttctggTGTAGTGAGAAGGGTTGCACTTAGACTTGATCATGGGTCGGGCTACTCGGTCTGGCCGGAAGACCTacccgaaatatgagagggtttggataaaaatataggctcaaaagatggacttggacaaaaaaaataaggcccatGTAAACAAAGGGCCAGGCCTCGGGTAAGGtatttttggcccgggcccagcccgaattcactaaaagacaaaaaaaaatcaactctttttttgtttgtttgtttttgaatgttattttcttgttattttctcccgattttgctaccatttttactattatgttactactattttattattattgtttggatattgtataaaacttattttattgttaattttgttattattttaaaggcatttgttaattttgttattatttcagaggcatttgcttgttaagttgtatttatcttagtgttatttaagtttacatattttttaaaatttattttcaattttttgggaaatagttattttgatgtttttagtatttttgatgtattatatatatttaaaaattatataaaaataatataaaaaattaatacagacGGGTAGGGTCGGGCTtgggttttagcatttttatccagGTCGTGCTTGgaaaaaattttaggcccatttttcgggcTGAGCCCAGGCCTAGTATATGGGGttgaatttttagttgagcccCGGTCCAAACCCGACTCGACCTGGCCCATGAGCACATCTAGTTGCACTTGGTATTAAATGAATATTAACAGTAATACCGATTACTCCTTTTTTGGTACAATTCACATAtctttggaataaataaatcgTAATTATGCACACACCACAACTTGAATCCACGATGTGGATTGTGAGGTGAGCACCCATGACTAATAAACTTAACGTTAGGGTTCAATTACactttatttacatatatttatacatataggTTTAAGGTGAAGGAATTATACCCAAAGTCTAGAGGTTTTGAACATGAAATATTGCTGAGATAGACTTGGAACTTGGGCTTCATAGGCTAGCCTATTGCTTGATTGTTGATTGGACTACCTGAAACAGATCACGAATTTCTCGGGTCAAATTTGACAGTTTAGTTACTACCGTCGTTCACTACTTCACCTTGAACAACTACCAACATAGCCTTACTCTGATGAGATTATCTGGAACCATTGGACTTCATGTTTCTTATTCTCCCCATTTTTTCACTCTTCTCTTATTCTTAAGCAAAGTAGTATTTTTTTCGtagtttttcataatttttagattttaagttaataagtgtaaatgtctcgtttttactcatttttgtGACGTAATTTGGCAATAGTGCCATTGAGGCCCTTAATGTGTTGTTGAGTGCTATATGGACGTGTTAGAGGTTAAAAATGAGTGCAAACAACACCAAAGGAAAAGGTATCATGATATCCAAATCTTGGAATCGCGATACCTCCAGTAGACTTGAAGATTGGAGACCAAGTGGTATCGTGGTATCCActttgggtatcgcgatatccacccTCAAAGAAGACCCCCATGTTCAAAACTGACAGGGGTATTGTGATATCCTATActtgggtatcgcgatatcgaTATCATGAGGGGGACAAAGTTGGACACAAATGATAGTCTTTGTCCACCCGACGCACCAATCATAAAAGGTCCGTGTAGGGGGAATTGTGGCAACTAAATTTCATCAGCCATCAGCATAAAACAACCAATTTTGGTTAAGGAGAGAGGAGACACacattagtttagtttttaacTTTAGTTTctctaggttttttttttcaacttctctagggtttttattttctcttccctttagttttagagtttattttattgcattttcttcttattcttaGTGCTCTCGTAGTTAGTTAGGTTAGTTATCACTGTAGCCTAGGTTTATTTACACTCTCAGTCTTTGTACTTTGGTTGTAATGATGTTTTTAGCTTTAGTTTAATgcatttcagtttcttttacttttagttgttaaagtttgttccttttatgtttattgctttagattttcttgttgaattCTTTTAGTTTCATGTTCTTTAAGTTTTGTTGCATAAAAATctcaagttttatatttttcttaaactttacTTTCATggtttctttgctttttatttCCATAGTTGATCGTTATAGTTTCAACATGAATAGCTAAACTTTTAAGGgagttggttgatggagatgtgaGTTGATTCTTGgatgaaggaccaaattgtaataaataggattaatttgaatgaaccTAAAATCTTAGAATTGACACCCTAAGGGAACATCTAGACAAGTGAGACTGAGAGGTAATCTTGTTGTGCACCAATTCATTAGTCCCGGATTACCcggtgagatcgagagataaaccaGACTATtttgtctaatttggtaaaattgagatcgagagataaaatTGAGCCACTTTAGTATTTTACGTGATTTAAGTCCCTTATTCGAAAATTAGCAACCCACATCGAAATCAATCGACCACCGTTAACGTATTTAATTTCCTTGTTATGATTTGTCGTACTATAAAATCGTACCTGTAGCTACTTAGGCTCCGTTCTTCTTGCGCATTTAAAAAGgactttttcaataaaaattccttttctcttaaaagaaataaagaacgACTTCCTTTTTCTTAAACATTTCACCAGAGAGAAGGGCTTTTCTCCATATGGAGAAGCtaattttttctcctttttttcagCTTCAAGTGCTTTTGGATGATAATTGACCAAATTATCCTGTCTTCTCCCCAAACGTTCTTTCCCCTCTACTGGTTCCCAAAATGTTCTTAAAATGAGAACACCAGCGACAGCTGATCGACGAAGAAGACCAAACTCAGATTCAGACCAAAACCCAATATTACATTCTTGATTTGCTCTTTCTCTATTTGTTAAAACAGTAAGTTCTGTCTTGTATCTTGGCCTTCTTTTCTTCCCTCTTAATTATCTAATGTCGACTTTAACTTGCGAAAAGGtttcctttttataaaaaaaaattaaatgatcaCCAACAGTGGCGCTGCTACCACACGCGTTTTCTTCTCGTCTTGTCTAAATTTGCTAGCACTTAGCTGCCTATAGCATTTAGCAGCCTCCAAGAAGCTCtcttacattttcttttgtgtttattCTATTAATACATTTTCGACTCTTTTTGACATTATTCTCAAAGGTTGATAGAGAAAAGCTAGAaaaaattcttcttcttttggaCATGAATGGACTCTGGGGATTCGAGCTGTTGAAGCTCAAGATGATGGTGGTCATGCTGTTAATGCTGGTTTTATCATTGTTTGAGCAGAATATGAGCTTCTCCTCGCCGTTGAACAGTGAAGGTATTTATTCAGGCCTCAACAAGAGTTtctttgtatattatatatgttcttaCGAGAAATTATTTGCCTGTGTGGCAAAAAATGGTGCAGGTTTGGCTTTGTTGAGGTTCAAACAGAGAGTGGTAAGTGACCCCTTTGGTGCTTTATCGAACTGGAAGGAAATTGATGGAGAGATTGATCCGTGTTCTTGGTTCGGGGTCGAATGCTCTGATGAAAAAGTTGTAATTTTGTGAGTTTTGTCTctttttgcacattttattgcgttctttttaatttattttacaggGAGATTGTTGaagtatatgaaaatatttggaATCCCCTTTGCATATGGTAGATAGCTGAACGTGTTAGGTTCTATTCTTTGCTTAATAACTTTTTAAGGGTTGAAGACTGCAGAGTCAATTTCTACTTTTGGCTCTTGATACTAAAAAAGGctctttttgttttctcaaaGTGATTTTTCTCTAAAGGGATATGGACCTGTTTTGGAtgttttttgatgttttaagtTGTTTATGAAGAACTGAATTTGACATAAATAAAACTTGACACAAATAAGACAACCAAGTTTTAATGCTCCATGTAATGttcttattttagattttgttgaTGTTAACTGGCTCTCTACCCTATGGTTTTTGCCTGTAGATGTGCCATGTTTTTCACTGTATAGTTAATTATATGGTAACCCTGAATTTAGAGCTATGCTTCTTGCAGAAATTTGAAAGATCTTTGCCTTGTTGGGAACCTGGGACCTGAATTTGGGAAGCTGGAGAATTTAAAATCTATGTAAGCTTATCATCCTTGGTCTATAATTAGACAAATCTCCTTTATGTCACTCTTTCTCTTAGTTCTGCTTTATGTACTGCTGCAGTATATTGCGCAACAACTCTTTCTCTAGAAGCATTCCTTAAGAAATTGGGGAATTGAAGGAGCTGGAGTTGTTGGAATTAGGATTCAATAACTTTAGTGGACCATTTCCATCTGATTTTGGCAGCAATCTCTCCTTGACAACACTGTATGATTCTCTTTTCAAGTTGTTTATATTtcggtttttattttatttctagctGGTATTTAGTCCCTTATCTTATATTATACGGATTTCTTCTTAATGCAGTTTACTTGACAACAATGAGTTTCTTGGAAATCTAGCACCTGAAATATACAAGGTTAAGATGCTTTCTGAATTTCAAGTAGATGAGAATCGGCTAACTGATGCTGCTACTATACCATCTTGTAAAAGTAGTGGTTTCCCCTGATAAGCAATTAAAGTTGATGCAATATATCAACTTCCTTTGATACTTTTCTGACAATGCATCCATCTTAAGAAGAAAAAGTAGTTCTACATCTGCATTATtgaacaaaatcgatacttCTACATTTTGatgttctttcaattttaaaactatatgaGCAAAATGAAATGGACTAGGATACTGCAAAGGAGTAATCACTTTGATAATAagtattatttaatgaaatcttCTACATATTCCTTAATGTTTTTGTCATTGAGTTTAAGTTGGATTATAGATTCAATTGTATTTATTGTTCCTTGACTGTGTTGTGTTGCATGTATGTACTAAAATTCCCTAGCATTGCATCAATATCATATTGTTATTCATGTCACATGATGAATGAGCAGTTTTCAAGTTTCTTAATGAAGTCAATCAAAGTGGAGAGCAGCAGTGTTCCTATGAGTTGTATTTCATGGTTCACCTTGCCACAATACCAGTCACTGGGACTGGTATCAACCCTGCTAGGAGCTTTGGAGCTCCTGTGATATACAACAAAGTGGAGGTTGATCAAAACACTCATCATGCAAAGCTAGTAAATATCCCAGGAAGCTACACAAAGCCTGTcgagtaaaatttttttggctattttggtatagtgttttttttatacatatatgtaatgCTATTTTAGTATAGTTGACTCGTAGGTGTCATTCTTTGAAGAATTTTTTCCGATTTGTACACTTCTTTTAGGAACTGATCTAGAAAACAAGAAGCTTGACCTTGAAATCCGATTTTATAGTGGTACAATTTGTAGATGAAGATATAGAAAATTGTCTTTCCCCTCTGTCTTGATGATTCAGTTTTTGCTGACATCTGGGAATGAATTTGCTTTTATATGTGTATTGTTCATCATGTTCCAGAACACTTGATATTTCTTGGTACAGATTATGCATTGACCTTTTGATTGTTCTTGCAACATTCAATGTTTTCAGTGCTtgtgttaaaaattggtcttaCTGAAGAAAGAAAAGCCAACTCCCATTTTAATATTGATGGATTGTTGAACTCCTTCAATGTTAttgtatgatttaaataaatgttattGTATGATTTAGATAATATTGATGGATTGTTGAACTCcttaaatataagtattgtattaaccaaatcatttattgaatataaccaaatcattttcatatgcttatcaaatatagcatctagtttaatgaattcactttaaattgtaGATGTTATTgacaaattttt of Gossypium raimondii isolate GPD5lz chromosome 3, ASM2569854v1, whole genome shotgun sequence contains these proteins:
- the LOC105794431 gene encoding protein MALE DISCOVERER 1, giving the protein MNGLWGFELLKLKMMVVMLLMLVLSLFEQNMSFSSPLNSEGLALLRFKQRVVSDPFGALSNWKEIDGEIDPCSWFGVECSDEKVVILNLKDLCLVGNLGPEFGKLENLKSIILRNNSFSRSIP